The Pyrus communis chromosome 9, drPyrComm1.1, whole genome shotgun sequence genome has a segment encoding these proteins:
- the LOC137744726 gene encoding sucrose nonfermenting 4-like protein translates to MFGSGSGAAHQSSRLSVPVLIPTRFVWPYGGRSVFLSGSFTRWLEHIPMAPVEGCPTVFQVVWNLTPGYHQYKFFVDGQWRHDEHQPFVNANGGVVNTIFLAGEDMVPTSFSPETSGGSSMDLDVVPRYVEAVPRFSQADLDISRHRISIFLSRHTAYELLPESGKVIALDNSLPVKQAFHILHEQGLPMAPLWDFEKGQFVGVLSAMDFILILRELGNHGSNLTEEELETHTVAAWKEGKINLNRQLDDNGRYRPPRLVSAGPYDSLKEVAMKILQNKVATVPIVHSTSQDGSFPQLLHLASLCGILKCICRHFRHSSSSLPILLHPISEFRLGTWVPNIGESDGRPLAMLRPNSSLADAFSLLIQADVSSIPIVDGNDSLLDIYSRSDITALARDKAYTQIRLDELSIHQALLLGQSENPPYGFFNGQRCQMCLQSDSLHKVMERLANPGVRRLVIVEAGSKRVEGIISLSDVFRFLLG, encoded by the exons ATGTTTGGGTCTGGTTCGGGTGCTGCACATCAAAGCAGTAGACTTTCAGTACCAGTTTTAATTCCGACGCGGTTTGTCTGGCCTTATGGCGGAAGGAGTGTGTTTCTCAGTGGTTCTTTCACAAG GTGGTTAGAACATATACCTATGGCTCCAGTGGAGGGGTGTCCAACTGTTTTTCAAGTTGTTTGGAATTTGACGCCCGGATATCATCAG TacaaattttttgttgatgGCCAATGGCGACATGATGAGCATCAGCCTTTTGTTAATGCGAATGGTGGAGTAGTGAATACCATCTTTCTAGCCGGAGAAGATATGGTTCCTACAAGTTTCAGTCCTGAGACTTCTGGTGGATCCAGTATGGACTTAGATGTGGTTCCTAGATATGTA GAAGCAGTTCCTAGGTTCTCTCAAGCTGATCTCGATATCTCTCGTCATCGTATATCTATTTTCTTGTCTAGACATACTGCTTATGAGTTGCTTCCCGAGTCAGGCAAG GTCATTGCCTTGGATAATAGTTTACCTGTGAAGCAAGCATTCCATATCCTGCACGAACAG GGATTACCTATGGCTCCTCTGTGGGATTTTGAGAAGGGCCAATTTGTTGGAGTTCTTAGCGCAATGGACTTCATCCTAATCCTGAGAGAG CTTGGGAATCATGGATCGAACTTGACTGAGGAAGAGCTTGAGACTCATACTGTAGCAGCATGGAAAGAGGGAAAAATAAATCTTAACAGACAACTTGATGACAATGGGAGATACCGTCCACCGCGTCTTGTCTCT GCTGGCCCTTATGATTCTCTCAAAGAAGTTGCTatgaaaattttgcaaaacaagGTGGCAACAGTTCCAATTGTCCATTCAACTTCGCAGGATGGTTCATTTCCACAACTATTGCACCTTGCTTCCCTCTGCGGAATACTAAAAT GCATATGCAGGCATTTTAGACATTCTTCTAGCTCCTTGCCCATACTCCTACATCCTATATCTGAGTTTCGTTTAGGCACATGGGTTCCAAATATTGGAGAGTCAGATGGACGGCCACTGGCAATGTTGAGACCAAATTCATCTCTTGCTGATGCCTTTTCTTTGTTGATACAAG CTGACGTTAGTTCAATACCTATAGTGGATGGTAATGATTCATTGCTGGATATTTATTCGCGAAG TGATATCACTGCTTTGGCCAGAGATAAAGCTTATACACAGATTCGCCTTGATGAATTGAGCATCCATCAG GCATTGCTACTGGGACAAAGTGAAAATCCTCCTTATGGCTTCTTCAATGGGCAGAGATGTCAGATGTGTTTGCAGTCAGATTCTTTGCATAAAGTGATGGAGCGCTTGGCTAATCCTG GGGTTAGGAGACTTGTGATTGTGGAGGCCGGCAGCAAGCGTGTAGAAGGGATTATTTCTTTGAGCGATGTATTCAGGTTCTTGCTAGGCTAG